The following are encoded in a window of Pseudomonadota bacterium genomic DNA:
- a CDS encoding CBS and ACT domain-containing protein: MLIQDWMAKDVMTVDENTSLMRATRIMKENNIRRLPVVSHGKLIGIITDRDVKDASPSKTTSLDIHELYYLLSEMKIKDVMTSSPLTLSGKDTLEKAAVVMLNSRISGLPVVDDSGHLIGLLSETDVLRGFIHMTGIKKDAIQYVMDLPDAPGSVTKATTILKENNARIISILTSFEDAPAGMKRVGIRIAPIDDEKEKALSDLLASTFTVIYHGRDNLDNLPQKRRS, from the coding sequence ATGCTTATTCAGGACTGGATGGCCAAAGACGTCATGACCGTTGACGAAAACACTTCCCTGATGCGGGCCACCCGGATCATGAAAGAGAACAATATTCGCCGACTGCCGGTGGTTTCCCATGGCAAACTTATCGGGATCATCACCGATCGCGACGTCAAGGACGCCTCTCCTTCCAAAACGACATCTCTTGACATTCATGAATTATACTATCTTTTGTCCGAAATGAAGATCAAGGATGTCATGACCAGCAGCCCCCTTACCCTCTCCGGGAAGGACACCCTCGAAAAAGCCGCCGTGGTCATGCTTAACTCCAGGATCTCCGGCCTGCCGGTCGTGGATGACTCCGGTCACCTGATCGGTCTATTGAGCGAGACCGATGTCCTGAGAGGCTTCATTCACATGACCGGCATCAAGAAAGATGCGATCCAGTACGTTATGGATCTGCCGGATGCTCCAGGTTCAGTAACCAAAGCAACGACCATTCTGAAGGAAAACAACGCGAGGATCATAAGCATCCTCACTTCTTTCGAAGATGCCCCGGCCGGCATGAAACGGGTGGGGATCAGGATAGCCCCCATCGACGACGAAAAGGAAAAAGCGCTGTCCGACCTCCTTGCCAGCACATTCACCGTTATCTACCACGGCCGAGACAATCTCGACAATCTCCCGCAGAAACGGCGATCATAA
- a CDS encoding PBP1A family penicillin-binding protein, which translates to MRRLLISNAPDQSFNRTVSKKTANRKAGASGNQNTIQDKCRQWNHIHISLFCLGAALLLTVLLGSLLYLVTSLKIPDISSITDYRPPLTSVFYDDRGRVIAEFSRENRFEIPLSAMSELLPKAFVAAEDGRFYHHEGVDGWSILRALIHNIRSGNKAQGGSTITQQVARSLLLSPEKTYTRKIREAILAYRIDNYLPKEDILYLYLNQIYLGEGAYGVEAAARTYFGKSASELNLSEMSLLAGLPQAPSRYNPFKHFKLAKGRQRYVLNRMAADGYITPEQARRAYKSVLLWENREAGNMVEKYFVDQAAKYVESRYGIEALEGGGLKVYTTLSKPMQSAAALAINKGVRAWRRRNGGVAGALEPQAAMVVMAPDSSRVLALIGGTDYEGSQYNRAVQSRRQPGSAFKPLIYAAALESGVTPADILLDEPLQLQGSTAGEFWEPENFSGEFYGPTTVRTGLINSRNIVTIKLLQEIGVEPVRRLAAQMGVTSPLSGNLSLALGTSGVSLLELTTAYTVFAGGGVYRPPVFVDRIVDREGRLLENPGRVGGGKRVLSAPSAYQMTHLLKGVIEEGTGRRARGLPMEAAGKTGTSDSNMDAWFIGYTPGLAAGVWFGFDQHMPLGGNETGGVVAAPVWLDFMKKGIRLQAQQKEDFVVPAGIKMLPMDPTTGEIRTGLDEGVMMVPFREGLLPEGRGRLIGAVAGEGDTVIGQKIPEVPEPDSEP; encoded by the coding sequence ATGCGGAGATTGTTAATTTCCAATGCTCCGGACCAGAGCTTCAACAGAACCGTGTCAAAAAAAACCGCGAACAGGAAAGCCGGAGCATCCGGCAATCAGAACACCATTCAGGACAAATGCCGGCAGTGGAACCATATCCACATCTCGCTCTTTTGTCTTGGTGCAGCTTTGCTCCTGACTGTGCTGCTGGGATCGCTGCTTTACCTTGTCACATCACTCAAGATCCCTGATATTTCCTCGATCACGGATTACCGACCGCCGCTTACTTCTGTTTTTTATGACGACCGGGGGAGGGTGATCGCTGAATTTTCAAGAGAGAACCGGTTTGAAATTCCGTTGTCGGCAATGTCTGAGCTGTTGCCGAAGGCATTTGTCGCAGCGGAAGACGGCAGATTTTATCATCATGAGGGGGTCGACGGCTGGTCGATCCTGCGGGCGCTTATTCACAACATCAGGTCCGGCAACAAGGCACAGGGGGGGAGCACTATAACCCAGCAGGTGGCGCGCTCGCTTCTCCTGTCGCCTGAAAAAACCTATACCAGAAAAATCCGTGAGGCTATTCTCGCCTACCGGATAGATAATTATCTGCCGAAGGAGGATATCCTCTACCTGTATCTGAACCAGATATATCTCGGCGAAGGCGCCTACGGCGTCGAGGCTGCGGCGCGGACCTATTTCGGCAAGAGCGCTTCGGAGCTCAATCTTTCTGAAATGAGCCTGCTTGCCGGCCTGCCCCAGGCGCCGAGTCGCTACAATCCGTTCAAGCATTTTAAACTGGCCAAAGGCAGACAACGATATGTTCTGAACCGCATGGCCGCTGACGGGTACATTACCCCCGAGCAGGCCAGGCGGGCCTACAAAAGTGTGCTGCTTTGGGAAAACCGGGAAGCGGGAAACATGGTCGAGAAATACTTTGTAGATCAGGCCGCCAAGTATGTGGAAAGCAGGTACGGTATAGAGGCTCTGGAGGGTGGTGGACTCAAAGTTTACACAACGTTAAGCAAGCCGATGCAGTCTGCGGCTGCGCTCGCGATCAACAAAGGGGTCAGGGCCTGGCGAAGGCGTAATGGTGGTGTTGCCGGCGCGCTTGAACCTCAGGCGGCAATGGTTGTGATGGCGCCAGACAGCAGCAGAGTATTGGCGCTCATCGGCGGAACTGACTATGAAGGCAGCCAGTATAACCGTGCCGTACAATCCCGCAGACAACCTGGATCGGCATTTAAGCCGCTTATCTATGCGGCGGCGCTTGAAAGCGGGGTGACACCGGCCGATATCCTTCTGGATGAGCCTCTTCAGCTGCAGGGGTCAACTGCGGGGGAATTCTGGGAGCCGGAAAATTTCAGCGGCGAGTTTTATGGTCCGACCACCGTGCGGACCGGACTGATCAATTCACGGAATATTGTCACCATCAAACTCCTGCAGGAGATCGGCGTTGAACCGGTACGTCGACTTGCCGCCCAAATGGGAGTCACTTCGCCGCTTTCCGGGAACCTTTCACTGGCGCTCGGAACCTCAGGGGTGTCTCTCCTTGAATTGACAACAGCCTATACTGTTTTTGCCGGCGGCGGCGTTTATCGCCCGCCTGTTTTTGTTGACAGAATCGTTGACCGTGAAGGTCGTCTTCTGGAAAACCCGGGAAGGGTCGGAGGGGGGAAGCGGGTTCTTTCAGCGCCTTCTGCATATCAGATGACCCATCTGCTGAAAGGGGTGATTGAGGAAGGAACCGGGCGCAGGGCACGAGGGTTGCCCATGGAGGCGGCCGGAAAAACCGGTACCAGTGACAGCAATATGGATGCCTGGTTTATCGGTTATACGCCTGGTCTGGCGGCCGGGGTCTGGTTCGGATTCGATCAGCATATGCCCTTGGGCGGCAACGAAACCGGCGGCGTGGTCGCCGCACCGGTCTGGCTTGATTTCATGAAAAAGGGGATTCGGCTGCAAGCGCAACAGAAAGAAGATTTTGTAGTCCCGGCAGGTATAAAAATGCTCCCCATGGACCCGACCACCGGTGAGATTCGAACGGGGCTGGATGAGGGAGTGATGATGGTACCCTTTCGTGAAGGGTTGTTGCCGGAAGGGCGTGGGCGGCTGATTGGGGCTGTTGCCGGTGAGGGAGATACGGTCATCGGGCAGAAAATTCCGGAAGTACCCGAACCGGACTCTGAACCCTGA
- a CDS encoding cytochrome c family protein produces MALTFAVGASVAGNAGPETVKIDTPKKGGTSVNFDHKKHQGMAECAACHHTKNADGSKGAYEAGKEAKCASCHDGSLKDDVADAKKAAHKNCKGCHKDGVDGKTGPTKCDGCHTK; encoded by the coding sequence ATGGCTTTGACCTTTGCAGTTGGTGCCAGTGTGGCAGGAAATGCTGGTCCTGAGACAGTAAAGATCGACACCCCGAAGAAAGGTGGAACTTCAGTAAACTTCGACCACAAAAAGCATCAGGGGATGGCAGAGTGTGCTGCATGTCATCACACCAAGAATGCCGATGGTTCCAAGGGTGCTTATGAAGCCGGTAAGGAAGCAAAATGTGCATCCTGTCATGACGGCTCACTGAAAGATGACGTTGCCGATGCCAAAAAGGCAGCCCACAAGAACTGCAAGGGTTGTCACAAGGATGGTGTTGACGGTAAAACCGGTCCGACCAAATGTGACGGTTGCCACACAAAATAA
- the ccsB gene encoding c-type cytochrome biogenesis protein CcsB, with protein MNSSQLLGSTTFIFLLASFLYIGIFVFRARKLGLIASLASLIGFLVLTAGIGLRWAESYKIGIGHAPLSNMYESLVFFAWSIIIFYLFLEYKFKNRLLGAFAVPFAFLSMALAGLTDPNIKPLIPALQSNWLIAHVMTCFVGYAAFAVACGLGIMYLIKDTNVEKGKEKNPDSLLATLPALTVIDDITHKTIVFGFLWLSAGIITGAIWANSAWGTYWSWDPKETWSLITWFLYAAALHARFTRGWGGKRIAWLAIIGFVSVVFTYYGVNYLLSGLHSYGGS; from the coding sequence ATGAACAGTTCTCAGCTTCTGGGTTCAACAACCTTTATTTTTCTGCTCGCGTCCTTTCTCTACATTGGCATATTCGTTTTCCGTGCCAGGAAACTCGGATTAATAGCCTCACTGGCAAGCCTGATTGGTTTTCTGGTTCTTACCGCCGGAATCGGTTTGCGCTGGGCAGAATCTTACAAGATAGGCATTGGGCATGCCCCGCTGTCGAATATGTATGAGTCGCTGGTGTTTTTTGCCTGGTCGATTATCATTTTCTATCTGTTTCTTGAGTACAAGTTCAAGAACCGGCTTTTGGGTGCGTTTGCCGTGCCGTTTGCATTTTTAAGCATGGCACTTGCCGGGCTGACTGATCCGAACATCAAGCCGCTGATCCCGGCCTTGCAGAGTAATTGGCTGATTGCCCACGTCATGACCTGTTTTGTCGGTTATGCGGCATTTGCCGTGGCTTGTGGACTTGGGATCATGTACCTGATCAAGGACACCAACGTCGAAAAGGGCAAAGAGAAGAATCCTGACAGCCTTCTGGCTACTCTGCCGGCGTTGACTGTGATTGATGATATCACCCATAAAACCATTGTCTTCGGTTTTCTCTGGCTTTCTGCAGGAATTATCACCGGGGCGATCTGGGCGAACTCCGCCTGGGGAACCTACTGGAGCTGGGACCCTAAAGAGACCTGGTCGTTGATCACCTGGTTTTTGTATGCCGCTGCACTTCATGCCAGATTCACCAGAGGCTGGGGTGGCAAGAGGATAGCCTGGCTGGCGATCATCGGTTTTGTTTCTGTGGTATTCACCTACTACGGGGTCAACTACCTTCTTTCCGGTCTGCACAGCTATGGGGGATCCTGA
- a CDS encoding cytochrome c biogenesis protein ResB: MMSENKNEVWAFFASVKLALFTFFILATTSIIGTVIPQGKEMDFYIQNFGAGTAKLFQVLNVPDMYNAWWFVSLLVVFSINLMVCTIDRFPNIWRLVKMDNLAMDLERIIKMPKRQAYSAEMSVADLNREVMSVMSATSWKFQSAEKDGGTLYSAQKAPWSRLGVIAVHVSILVIFLGAIIGSALGYKASVMITEGRSTTAVYAHDGKSTPIPLDFEVRCDRFELDVYDTGAPKEFTSDLVVLKDGKEVYSKSIEVNDPLQYGGLTFYQSSYNAYENTYVVELENNATNVAKKFIIGPGREVKWPEEGVAFGITNRMGPGFMGRFRHKIWFNDANGSPAQFWMDEGTPVVVERTGASYNMKIRQLYATGLQVTKDPGVWYVYIGCAMMLLGLYVAFFLSHRKIWLYISEEGAKARLHISGTSNKNKLGFDNDFAALTDLLENNESLKLTKE; encoded by the coding sequence ATGATGAGTGAGAACAAGAATGAGGTTTGGGCTTTTTTTGCTTCAGTAAAACTGGCCCTCTTTACGTTTTTCATCCTGGCAACGACTTCCATCATCGGGACGGTTATTCCCCAGGGAAAAGAGATGGATTTCTATATCCAGAATTTCGGCGCGGGCACGGCCAAGCTCTTTCAGGTCCTGAACGTCCCGGACATGTACAATGCCTGGTGGTTTGTCTCCCTGCTGGTGGTTTTCAGCATCAATTTAATGGTCTGTACCATAGATCGCTTTCCCAATATCTGGCGCCTGGTCAAAATGGACAATCTGGCCATGGATCTTGAGCGGATTATCAAGATGCCGAAACGGCAGGCGTATTCTGCCGAGATGAGTGTGGCGGACCTGAACAGGGAGGTTATGTCGGTCATGTCTGCCACGTCGTGGAAATTTCAGTCGGCTGAAAAAGACGGCGGCACTCTGTATTCCGCCCAGAAGGCCCCTTGGAGCCGACTGGGAGTGATTGCGGTCCATGTCAGCATTCTGGTTATTTTTCTCGGCGCCATTATCGGTTCTGCTCTCGGTTATAAGGCAAGTGTGATGATCACCGAAGGCCGTTCCACAACCGCGGTATATGCTCATGACGGCAAAAGCACTCCGATCCCCCTGGATTTTGAAGTCCGTTGTGATCGTTTTGAACTGGATGTTTATGATACCGGTGCGCCCAAGGAGTTCACATCCGATCTGGTGGTGCTGAAAGACGGCAAGGAGGTCTACAGCAAGTCCATTGAGGTGAACGATCCTCTCCAGTACGGCGGACTCACTTTCTATCAGTCAAGCTATAACGCCTATGAGAACACCTACGTTGTCGAGCTTGAGAACAATGCGACAAATGTTGCCAAGAAGTTCATAATCGGGCCTGGGCGGGAGGTCAAGTGGCCGGAAGAGGGAGTCGCTTTCGGAATCACGAACCGAATGGGCCCTGGTTTCATGGGCCGGTTCCGGCATAAGATCTGGTTCAATGATGCCAATGGCAGCCCTGCCCAGTTCTGGATGGACGAGGGAACGCCCGTGGTGGTTGAGAGAACCGGAGCAAGCTATAATATGAAGATCCGTCAGCTTTATGCGACAGGACTTCAGGTTACCAAAGACCCGGGAGTGTGGTATGTATACATCGGCTGTGCGATGATGCTTCTCGGTCTTTATGTAGCTTTTTTTCTTTCCCATCGAAAGATTTGGCTTTATATTTCCGAAGAGGGAGCAAAGGCCAGACTTCACATAAGCGGCACCAGCAACAAGAATAAACTGGGATTTGACAATGATTTTGCTGCGCTGACCGATCTTCTTGAAAACAACGAAAGCTTAAAACTTACGAAGGAATAA
- the rpmB gene encoding 50S ribosomal protein L28 — protein sequence MAKKCDICGKGPTTGNNVSHAHNKTRRRWLPNLQNVKVATSESSSRQMRVCTRCIRSGAITKPVKRSATATA from the coding sequence ATGGCCAAGAAATGTGATATATGCGGCAAAGGTCCCACCACCGGAAACAATGTCAGTCACGCCCACAACAAGACCAGGCGTCGCTGGCTTCCCAATCTGCAGAACGTCAAGGTTGCGACCAGTGAAAGCAGCAGCCGGCAGATGAGAGTCTGCACCCGTTGCATCCGCTCAGGCGCTATCACCAAACCTGTAAAACGCTCGGCTACCGCCACTGCCTGA